Proteins from one Pseudoliparis swirei isolate HS2019 ecotype Mariana Trench chromosome 22, NWPU_hadal_v1, whole genome shotgun sequence genomic window:
- the rad54b gene encoding fibrinogen silencer-binding protein isoform X6 encodes MVGKARSSNFTLSEKLDLLKLVRPHIRILEEHTNKHAVIVDKNKCWDTVAEQYNALGGDRPHRTAQGLRTLYKRLKESAKQEVMQQRHAQPEYRSSISEPTRKIMEMIPHLFHHVPIHEKDQALRRLIYSKHNSPVEHPGSSSSLAGLQDYSAAVPSIPHEVVQLDPEEDVKPPPDLPMLSTHTESVLDGGQEGEEEQDMGSSVHDFEASLSSVPSSVNLPLSPSPLPLRHDLYPNDIDPHHEPDRFRSLHKEEHELVLANHRKVAIYLEEKREGLKRKQDLEEELLRAKIKVEKIKAARLRNGLPIPL; translated from the exons ATGGTGGGTAAAGCTCGCTCCTCCAACTTCACCCTATCTGAGAAGCTGGACCTGTTGAAGCTGGTCCGCCCTCACATCCGCATCCTGGAGGAGCACACCAACAAGCATGCGGTCATCGTGGACAAGAACAAGTGCTGGGACACTGTTGCTGAGCAATACAATGCCTTGGGAGGGGACAGACCCCATCGCACCGCTCAGGGCCTCAGGACCCTCTACAAGAGGCTAAAGGAGTCAGCCAAGCAGGAAGTGATGCAGCAGAGACACGCCCAGCCAGAGTACAGATCGAGCATCTCTGAGCCAACCAGGAAAATTATGGAGATGATCCCTCACCTGTTTCATCATGTGCCGATCCATGAAAAGGACCAGGCACTACGCAG ATTAATATACAGCAAACACAACTCTCCTGTGGAACATCCTGgcagcagctcctctctggCCGGACTCCAGGATTACTCGGCAGCTGTCCCAAGTATCCCCCACGAGGTGGTCCAGCTGGACCCTGAAGAGGATGTTAAACCACCGCCAGACCTCCCTatgctctccacacacacagaatcggTGCTGGACGGTggccaggagggggaggaggagcaggacatGGGTAGCAGCGTTCATGATTTTGAAGCATCACTGTCTTCCGTCCCGTCCTCCGTtaatctccccctctccccctcgccGCTGCCCTTACGCCACGACCTCTACCCCAATGACATCGACCCTCACCACGAGCCCGACCGGTTTCGCTCTCTGCACAAAGAGGAGCACGAGTTGGTGTTGGCCAATCACAGGAAGGTTGCCATCtacctggaggagaagagggaggggctgaaGAggaaacaggacctggaggaggaacttcTGAGAGCCAAGATCAAAGTGGAGAAAATAAAGGCTGCTCGGCTGAGAAACGGACTGCCAATTCCTCTATAA
- the rad54b gene encoding fibrinogen silencer-binding protein isoform X5 yields MGVRPVLASSPWTRRSQEQGPKKRLVGRVRRLSIEWLLSCNSHRPDSICESALCYKMAASSVFLSSMVGKARSSNFTLSEKLDLLKLVRPHIRILEEHTNKHAVIVDKNKCWDTVAEQYNALGGDRPHRTAQGLRTLYKRLKESAKQEVMQQRHAQPEYRSSISEPTRKIMEMIPHLFHHVPIHEKDQALRRLIYSKHNSPVEHPGSSSSLAGLQDYSAAVPSIPHEVVQLDPEEDVKPPPDLPMLSTHTESVLDGGQEGEEEQDMGSSVHDFEASLSSVPSSVNLPLSPSPLPLRHDLYPNDIDPHHEPDRFRSLHKEEHELVLANHRKVAIYLEEKREGLKRKQDLEEELLRAKIKVEKIKAARLRNGLPIPL; encoded by the exons ATGGGAGTAAGACCAGTGTTGGCTTCATCACCGTGGACCAGGAGAAGCCAGGAGCAGGGACCAAAAAAAAGACTGGTGGGAAGAGTGAGGAGACTTAGTATCGAGTGGTTGCTGAGCTGCAACAGCCATAGGCCTGACTCAATCTGTGAGAGTGCGCTATGCTATAAGATGGCAGCcagctctgtgtttctgtctagTATGGTGGGTAAAGCTCGCTCCTCCAACTTCACCCTATCTGAGAAGCTGGACCTGTTGAAGCTGGTCCGCCCTCACATCCGCATCCTGGAGGAGCACACCAACAAGCATGCGGTCATCGTGGACAAGAACAAGTGCTGGGACACTGTTGCTGAGCAATACAATGCCTTGGGAGGGGACAGACCCCATCGCACCGCTCAGGGCCTCAGGACCCTCTACAAGAGGCTAAAGGAGTCAGCCAAGCAGGAAGTGATGCAGCAGAGACACGCCCAGCCAGAGTACAGATCGAGCATCTCTGAGCCAACCAGGAAAATTATGGAGATGATCCCTCACCTGTTTCATCATGTGCCGATCCATGAAAAGGACCAGGCACTACGCAG ATTAATATACAGCAAACACAACTCTCCTGTGGAACATCCTGgcagcagctcctctctggCCGGACTCCAGGATTACTCGGCAGCTGTCCCAAGTATCCCCCACGAGGTGGTCCAGCTGGACCCTGAAGAGGATGTTAAACCACCGCCAGACCTCCCTatgctctccacacacacagaatcggTGCTGGACGGTggccaggagggggaggaggagcaggacatGGGTAGCAGCGTTCATGATTTTGAAGCATCACTGTCTTCCGTCCCGTCCTCCGTtaatctccccctctccccctcgccGCTGCCCTTACGCCACGACCTCTACCCCAATGACATCGACCCTCACCACGAGCCCGACCGGTTTCGCTCTCTGCACAAAGAGGAGCACGAGTTGGTGTTGGCCAATCACAGGAAGGTTGCCATCtacctggaggagaagagggaggggctgaaGAggaaacaggacctggaggaggaacttcTGAGAGCCAAGATCAAAGTGGAGAAAATAAAGGCTGCTCGGCTGAGAAACGGACTGCCAATTCCTCTATAA
- the rnf41l gene encoding RING finger protein 151 isoform X1: MRQPCVCALFSMLSHLCVVRMGYDLERFVGYVNEGLLCCVCRDVLERPLQAPCEHAYCSACISSWLVHHHSCPEDRLPLDVGSLKPLYRYMRNDLNRLQIRCVNAGQGCEVVCSLESLHTHEDECEFAFIVCSTTGCSLQVERRGLEAHLSECNFRSRECPNGCGHTLLSIDQSQHNCVAELRTEVEMLRAEMLCKLEEVRREMESRLDSQRRHMVQKESQLKNVVEELKGQLFCVMCDMRALLGAERLRRQELAEAELEKRELLELLRDMQPTRSHRPVEQTSRDQHQEALQTSGRELHTEPTRHKQREASLYASSLSLHSAHAINISGPPPSPQLGEGTRKGGTRCLTLDCIERKSREVTVI, encoded by the exons aTGAgacaaccctgtgtgtgtgcattgttctCAATGTTGTCTCATCTGTGTGTGGTTAGGATGGGCTATGATCTGGAGCGCTTTGTGGGCTATGTGAATGAGGGTcttctgtgctgtgtgtgtcgggACGTGTtggagcgccccctgcaggcgcCCTGCGAACATGCCTACTGCAGCGCCTGCATCAGCAGCTGGCTGGTCCATCACCACTCCTGTCCTGAGGACAGACTCCCACTGGATGTGGGCAGTCTCAAACCACTATACAG GTACATGCGTAATGACCTGAACCGCCTGcagatacggtgtgtgaatgcaggGCAGGGTTGTGAGGTGGTCTGCTCCCTGGAGAGCCTGCACACACACGAGGACGAGTGTGAATTTGCCTTCATTGTCTGCTCTACCACAG GTTGTTCCTTGCAGGTAGAGAGGCGTGGTCTGGAGGCTCACCTGTCCGAATGTAACTTCCGCAGCAGGGAGTGTCCCAACGGCTGTGGCCACACCCTCCTCTCCATTGACCAATCACAGCATAACTGTGTTGCAGAGCTGCGCACAGAAGTGGAGATGctcag GGCAGAGATGCTGTGCAagttggaggaggtgaggcgaGAGATGGAGTCTCGGTTGGACtctcagaggagacacatggtGCAGAAGGAGTCGCAGCTGAAGAATGTCGTGGAGGAGCTCAAG GGTCAGTTGTTCTGTGTGATGTGTGACATGCGGGCCTTGTTGGGAGCAGAGCGCCTGAGAAGACAGGAGCTGGCAGAGGCGGAGCTGGAGAAAAGGGAACTGTTGGAGCTCCTTCGAGACATGCAGCCAACCAGGAGTCATCGTCCTGTTGAACAGACATCCAGGGACCAGCATCAGGAAGCTCTGCAAACATCTGGACGGGAGCTGCACACAGAGCCGACACGACACAAGCAGAGGGAGGCGTCTTTGTATGCCTCCAGTCTGTCTCTGCATTCTGCTCATGCCATAAATATATCCggtccacctccatcacctcagcTGGGAGAGGGGACGCGCAAGGGTGGGACCAGGTGCCTGACGCTCGACTGCATCGAGCGGAAGAGTCGGGAGGTGACGGTCATCTGA
- the rnf41l gene encoding RING finger protein 151 isoform X2, with protein MGYDLERFVGYVNEGLLCCVCRDVLERPLQAPCEHAYCSACISSWLVHHHSCPEDRLPLDVGSLKPLYRYMRNDLNRLQIRCVNAGQGCEVVCSLESLHTHEDECEFAFIVCSTTGCSLQVERRGLEAHLSECNFRSRECPNGCGHTLLSIDQSQHNCVAELRTEVEMLRAEMLCKLEEVRREMESRLDSQRRHMVQKESQLKNVVEELKGQLFCVMCDMRALLGAERLRRQELAEAELEKRELLELLRDMQPTRSHRPVEQTSRDQHQEALQTSGRELHTEPTRHKQREASLYASSLSLHSAHAINISGPPPSPQLGEGTRKGGTRCLTLDCIERKSREVTVI; from the exons ATGGGCTATGATCTGGAGCGCTTTGTGGGCTATGTGAATGAGGGTcttctgtgctgtgtgtgtcgggACGTGTtggagcgccccctgcaggcgcCCTGCGAACATGCCTACTGCAGCGCCTGCATCAGCAGCTGGCTGGTCCATCACCACTCCTGTCCTGAGGACAGACTCCCACTGGATGTGGGCAGTCTCAAACCACTATACAG GTACATGCGTAATGACCTGAACCGCCTGcagatacggtgtgtgaatgcaggGCAGGGTTGTGAGGTGGTCTGCTCCCTGGAGAGCCTGCACACACACGAGGACGAGTGTGAATTTGCCTTCATTGTCTGCTCTACCACAG GTTGTTCCTTGCAGGTAGAGAGGCGTGGTCTGGAGGCTCACCTGTCCGAATGTAACTTCCGCAGCAGGGAGTGTCCCAACGGCTGTGGCCACACCCTCCTCTCCATTGACCAATCACAGCATAACTGTGTTGCAGAGCTGCGCACAGAAGTGGAGATGctcag GGCAGAGATGCTGTGCAagttggaggaggtgaggcgaGAGATGGAGTCTCGGTTGGACtctcagaggagacacatggtGCAGAAGGAGTCGCAGCTGAAGAATGTCGTGGAGGAGCTCAAG GGTCAGTTGTTCTGTGTGATGTGTGACATGCGGGCCTTGTTGGGAGCAGAGCGCCTGAGAAGACAGGAGCTGGCAGAGGCGGAGCTGGAGAAAAGGGAACTGTTGGAGCTCCTTCGAGACATGCAGCCAACCAGGAGTCATCGTCCTGTTGAACAGACATCCAGGGACCAGCATCAGGAAGCTCTGCAAACATCTGGACGGGAGCTGCACACAGAGCCGACACGACACAAGCAGAGGGAGGCGTCTTTGTATGCCTCCAGTCTGTCTCTGCATTCTGCTCATGCCATAAATATATCCggtccacctccatcacctcagcTGGGAGAGGGGACGCGCAAGGGTGGGACCAGGTGCCTGACGCTCGACTGCATCGAGCGGAAGAGTCGGGAGGTGACGGTCATCTGA
- the virma gene encoding protein virilizer homolog — MESKKAMAGDTTTELLFIDTFKHQSAELTNVDVVRFPCGVLITEVRVIPPGIKAHSNIPDSRAFGETSPHAFQLELFFNNVTKPNNAAFHRLGSLEYDENKSIVFRPSGKVNTDGLVLRGWYTSLTIAVYGTAERSHGHDQSSPPPPPPPPPQQPSGPKRVVKQEWEKDDQYNGSPPRPAPRGPRTPPGPPPPDDDDEEQVQVTVGVVKDEPSEGREDYLEAVSPERSLPAEETYSDAEQEEEGDEEEEEEEQEVEEDARTEGSVPEEDEEVEEEDEGDDGYEQISSDEDDLDNGSFKLPTFDMDYTPEDLASVPPVQFDPYERELRPLLYFIPPYKTRFDTQFEKASVEEPRDPGGTEAPAGGEEAEAVRQLKELLASIGDDRDARWVTALEQAPALLAKGLAYLIKRGEGEIEEHVGVLVKWALQALSMEIALTQPIALNLRQLKAGAKLASHIAECPQGLSVLLREGALGVMLELVQADHVSSTLKLNILRALGALTSAPAGAEAFLHTGGSEKSGYQRLVQLFLREETVRVITAGNTILQKSHMYEILVDLQRAAAAWSEPQQEEMDDADIPMEEEPSLSSSPVSEAELDRLAGVLEELHHLLETAPYCMVQPPGKAFPTTARITGPQERDDPYPTLYRYMHACHFLESTAAVLSVAAASGHLGVTLAVRELLRFLSLTQSGLLFLLAQPTPTNLLLRLLASMAEAESEETTFTVGEGSVSGPGFGEEGFGVWLMQSLHALQGVSELMSHVAAGGEGGAGLDEGDNAEVLGMLHALYLMTFTQTGRSAVAHILSLDNNLSCLITLLQHHSRDAQGEAKARKSVTYNYACMLVLLVVQSSNELRMMEQYAAPLLAIAKADETNAKLQELGKWLEPLEKLRFEIGSIPTLIEYIKQNLENVLTAEGTGQVTALRVLCHIACPPPAVEGQQRDLKWSLAGVQLFSGEGLDMCVRVLQKLCSTLLQPWRVHGHMGPTPQRCMILSICISTLRLLRTMLMELLRGGAFQFRDTRVASVLVTLHMIVCSIPASGRLDGEETRVQALIVDVLLTFTQGVNEKVTHTEETLASNTWSLMLKEVLGSLLKAPEGLFSGLTLMSELLPLPLPMQSTQLISVQDVAVALNTRKLWSMHIRAQWKVLSEALRCVCATSCPPLLAMLRRLCVQLADLSSPTALLIKKTLLELLLEELQPAEGKAVCWGQVLRLLSLTDALVSQKACKSAALHLLSGSVSGDEQLADLFPLLLALLVPPADHSLPQQQCSELVGTILQSLCDQDISLVVSPPGENCGSEAEQLANALPGREMMPLVCNALLEVLGNSESSIPLLLTCIRTLTFLTEHDFGLYHLKVALKKYATGLCSLLKRLVLAFNKDSADLLSALLDFLRQILNTETMCVDEPQGSGEEPVFVPPRLLTGFEMRALLQWEESESHPLPTLEKQITKLCKEDDSLETMLETVIVLRQTLETATDAPPAADTEPTLPAPEALGAQFNHRTVFILSESLDEQLKTLWFSPLQTDDIEADLDMMTVDLVGLAQECCPELDLKVELERSFMSEPSSPGDSKAPKGFRLGKHKHETFITSGKSDYIEPAKRAHIMAAPRGRGGRGGFGQNLCRPHDIFRQRKQNTSRPPSMHVDDFVAAEFKDITTPLGLLPPKRPPKSSPKPPTRGLFTGNRGRGAFHSQTRFFTPPQPKGVLLSGNYPRRDGGRGSSWSGQVPAVTHRGTYSEPHGGQSNFTRGPLPSRQLPASAYRMAPRDRVPRGRGGAGLSWLSGGGGGANNR, encoded by the exons TAGCCCACCCAGACCAGCCCCCAGAGGGCCTCGCACTCCACCTGGGCCTCCGCCcccggatgatgatgatgaagagcaggtccaagtgacGG TCGGAGTGGTCAAAGATGAGCCAAGCGAGGGCCGGGAAGACTACCTGGAGGCTGTGTCCCCTGAGAGGTCCCTGCCTGCTGAGGAAACATACTCGGATGCTgaacaagaggaggaaggggatgaggaggaagaggaggaggagcaagaggtgGAAGAAGATGCACGGACCGAGGGAAGTGTTCCGGAAGAGGAcgaagaagtggaggaggaagatgagg gtGATGACGGTTATGAGCAGATTTCCAGCGATGAGGACGATCTGGATAATGGTAGCTTCAAGTTGCCCACATTTGACATGGACTACACTCCTGAGGACCTGGCATCAGTCCCACCTGTCCAGTTTGACCCGTATGAGAGAGAACTCAGGCCCCTGCTCTACTTCATCCCTCCATACAAGACCCGCTTCGATACCCAGTTTGAGAAAGCCAGTGTGGAGGAGCCCAGGGACCCTGGTGGAACGGAAGCACCcgcaggtggagaggaggctgAGGCTGTCCGCCAGCTGAAAGAACTACTCGCTAGTATTGGCGATGACAGAGATGCCCGCTGGGTTACTGCTCTGGAACAGGCACCTGCACTTCTGGCCAAAGGGCTGGCATATTTAATCAAACGAGGAGAAGGCGAGATAGAGGAACATGTTGGAGTTTTAGTCAAATGGGCGCTCCAAGCTCTGAGTATGGAGATTGCTCTCACACAACCCATTGCCCTTAATCTCAGACAATTGAAAGCCGGTGCCAAGCTAGCATCACACATTGCAGAGTGTCCACAGGGCCTCTCAGTGCTGCTGCGTGAAGGGGCCTTGGGTGTGATGCTGGAGTTAGTCCAAGCTGACCATGTCTCCTCCACACTGAAGCTGAATATCCTGAGAGCTCTTGGGGCTCTGACCAGCGCTCCTGCCGGCGCCGAGGCTTTCCTCCATACGGGAGGGTCAGAGAAGAGTGGCTATCAG CGTTTAGTCCAGCTGTTCCTGCGTGAAGAAACAGTGAGGGTCATAACAGCTGGGAACACCATATTGCAGAAAAGCCACATGTACGAGATTCTGGTTGACCTGCAACGTGCAGCAGCAGCGTGGAGTGAACcccagcag GAGGAGATGGATGACGCTGACATCCCCATGGAGGAGGAACCAtcgctgagctcctctcctgtgAGCGAGGCAGAGCTTGATAGGCTGGCAGGGGTTTTGGAGGAGTTGCATCACCTGCTAGAGACGGCCCCTTACTGCATGGTGCAGCCCCCTGGGAAAGCCTTCCCTACTACTGCTAGAATAACAGGACCACAGGAAAGAGACGATCCTTACCCAACACTGTATCG GTATATGCATGCGTGCCACTTCCTGGAGAGCACCGCAGCGGTGTTGTCAGTGGCTGCAGCATCTGGTCACTTAGGTGTCACCCTAGCTGTTCGAGAGCTCCTACGCTTCCTGTCGCTCACCCAGTCCggtctgctcttcctcctcgcccAGCCCACTCCCACCAACCTGCTGCTGCGTCTCCTGGCATCGATGGCAGAAGCAGAGAGCGAGGAGACCACCTTCACGGTGGGAGAGGGAAGTGTGTCGGGGCCAGGGTTTGGTGAGGAGGGCTTCGGCGTGTGGCTAATGCAGTCGCTGCATGCTCTGCAAGGTGTCTCAGAGCTCATGAGCCatgtggctgcaggaggagaggggggagctggGCTCGACGAAGGTGACAATGCAGAAGTGCTGGGAATGCTCCATGCGCTCTACTTAATGACCTTCACACAGACTGGTCGCAGTGCAGTGGCCCACATCCTCAGCCTGGACAACAACCTGTCGTGCCTGATCACTCTGCTCCAGCACCACAGCAGGGACGCACAAGG tGAGGCCAAAGCTCGCAAATCAGTGACGTATAATTATGCCTGTATGCTGGTGTTACTGGTAGTGCAGAGCTCTAATGAACTGCGGATGATGGAACAATATGCTGCCCCTCTACTCGCCATCGCCAAGGCTGATGAGACCAATGCCAAGTTACAGG AGCTCGGCAAATGGCTTGAACCTCTGGAAAAACTTCGCTTTGAGATTGGCAGCATTCCTACACTCATCGAATACATCAAACAG AATTTGGAAAATGTGTTGACTGCTGAGGGAACTGGACAAGTCACTGCTCTCAGGGTCCTTTGTCACATCGCCTGCCCCCCACCTGCTGTAGAGG GTCAGCAGAGGGATCTTAAGTGGAGTCTTGCAGGGGTCCAGCTGTTTTCCGGCGAGGGTCTGGATATGTGTGTGCGAGTCTTACAGAAGCTGTGCAGCACGTTGCTGCAGCCATGGCGTGTGCACGGACACATGGGCCCCACGCCACAGCGCTGCATGATCCTTAGTATATGCATCAGCACACTGCGACTGCTGCGCACCATGCTGATGGAGCTGCTACGCGGGGGCGCTTTCCAATTCAGGGACACTCGCGTGGCCAGTGTGTTGGTGACGCTCCACATGATAGTCTGCTCCATCCCTGCATCTGGACGCCTAGACGGAGAGGAGACTCGAGTGCAGGCGCTCATCGTTGACGTGCTGCTCACCTTCACGCAGGGTGTTAATGAaaag GTGACTCATACAGAAGAGACTCTGGCCAGTAACACATGGTCTCTGATGCTAAAGGAGGTTTTGGGCTCACTGCTGAAAGCTCCAGAAGGTCTGTTCTCTGGTTTGACGTTGATGTCTGAGCTCCTACCTCTTCCACTGCCCATGCAGAGCACTCAG TTGATATCAGTCCAAGATGTGGCTGTAGCCTTAAACACAAGGAAGCTGTGGAGCATGCACATACGGGCTCAGTGGAAAGTGCTTTCCGAggcgttgaggtgtgtgtgcgccACTAGCTGCCCTCCCCTCCTGGCCATGCTGAGGAGACTGTGTGTTCAGCTGGCGGACCTGTCTTCACCCACAGCACTACTCATCAAGAAGACCCtgttggagctgctgctggaggagctgcagcc GGCGGAGGGCAAAGCCGTGTGCTGGGGCCAGGTCCTGCGTCTGCTTTCTTTGACGGATGCTCTGGTGTCACAGAAAGCTTGTAAGAGCGCAGCACTGCACCTTCTGTCCGGGTCCGTGTCCGGAGATGAGCAACTGGCCGACCTGTTCCCCTTGCTGCTTGCTTTGTTGGTTCCTCCAGCTGACCACTCCTTACCGCAGCAGCAATGCAGCGAACTAGTGGGGACAATATTACAGTCACTGTGTGACCAG GATATTTCTCTGGTGGTTTCTCCACCCGGTGAAAACTGTGGGTCAGAGGCTGAGCAGCTGGCCAATGCACTTCCAGGGCGTGAGATGATGCCCTTGGTGTGCAATGCCTTGTTGGAGGTTTTGGGGAATTCAGAGAGCAGTATCccactcctcctcacctgtatCAGGACTTTGACATTCCTCACCGAGCACGACTTTGGACTCTACCACCTCAAAGT AGCTCTGAAGAAGTATGCCACTGGTCTATGCTCCCTGTTGAAGAGATTGGTGTTGGCCTTCAACAAGGACTCGGCAGATCTGCTGTCGGCTCTTCTTGACTTCCTGAGACAGATCCTCAACACAGAAACTATG TGTGTAGATGAGCCACAGGGGTCCGGCGAGGAGCCTGTCTTCGTTCCCCCCCGGTTGCTCACTGGCTTTGAGATGAGAGCTCTACTGCAATGGGAGGAGTCTGAATCCCATCCACTCCCTACTTTAGAGAAACAGATCACG AAACTGTGTAAGGAAGATGATTCATTGGAGACGATGTTGGAGACCGTGATTGTTCTGAGGCAGACGCTGGAGACGGCCACAGACGCACCTCCTGCAGCTGACACTGAGCCCACTCTGCCAGCGCCCGAGGCGCTCGGGGCCCAGTTTAATCACAG GACGGTGTTCATTCTGTCTGAATCTCTGGATGAGCAGCTGAAGACTCTGTGGTTCTCTCCCTTACAAACTGATGACATTGAAGCTGACCTTGATATG ATGACGGTGGATCTGGTGGGTCTGGCTCAGGAGTGTTGTCCAGAACTGGACCTGAAGGTAGAGCTGGAGCGCTCCTTCATGtctgagccctcctctcctggTGATTCGAAGGCTCCAAAAGGCTTCCGACTGGGCAAACACAAGCATGAGACGTTCATCACGAG CGGTAAATCAGACTACATTGAGCCTGCTAAGAGGGCCCACATAATGGCTGCTCCTCGCGGCCGTGGAGGTCGAGGAGGGTTTGGACAGAATCTCTGTCGACCCCATGATATCTTCCGCCAGCGCAAACAGAACACCTCCCGTCCTCCCAGCATGCACGTTGATGACTTTGTGGCGGCGGAGTTTAAAGACATCACGACCCCTCTTGGACTTTTGCCCCCTAAACGGCCCCCCAAGAGCTCCCCAAAACCCCCAACCAGAGGACTGTTCACTGGTAACCGAGGCAGAGGCGCCTTCCACAGCCAGACTCGCTTTTTCACTCCCCCACAACCTAAAGGTGTACTGCTGTCAG GAAACTACCCTCGCAGAGACGGAGGCCGTGGTTCATCATGGAGCGGCCAAGTTCCAGCTGTCACTCACAGAGGAACCTACAGTGAACCGCACGGAGGCCAGAGCAACTTCACACGTGGACCGTTGCCCTCCAGACAACTCCCAGCAA GCGCATATCGGATGGCTCCACGGGACAGAGTcccgagaggaagaggaggcgctgggctgtcttggcttagtggaggaggaggtggtg CAAATAACCGATGA